The Pyrenophora tritici-repentis strain M4 chromosome 3, whole genome shotgun sequence genome has a window encoding:
- a CDS encoding AcuC, Deacetylase yields MPSSGYIHSNGPANNIVQEYSPFDTYVASYQDFKVLSNSEKQEVIKNEVEENGLERPKGWNVSFHYNPHVEYHHFGSSHPMKPWRLTLTKQLVVAYGLEYTMDIYSPRPASMDELALFHERTYLDYLSRITPQNAQPDDPLYSEFGFGGDSNDCPVFDGLWNYVSLYTGATISAAQTLVNNTSDIAINWSGGLHHAKKNLASGFCYVNDIVIAIQHLLRTHSRVLYIDIDVHHGDGVEQAFDSTDRVFTLSYHKYGIDKHGWPFFPGTGSIEDTGPKDPTNPGKAHSLNIPIDDGIDDEQYQWLFKTVTGAVIEKYNPTAIVLQSGADSLGGDRLGRFNLNIKAHGFCVQTVKDYGRPLLLIGGGGYTPRNVARTWCHETAVCVGAQLHNELPSHVPYLQAFQGAENGDGVLYPDLHNIKRHENLNSQAKLHKLVEQALENLRYLEGAPSVNVDTRGISLEQLMKVREEIDRQLEEENEERERQSAENSRRKKERNVGGRGERR; encoded by the coding sequence ATGCCGAGTTCCGGCTACATCCACTCTAATGGACCTGCCAACAATATTGTGCAGGAGTACTCTCCGTTCGACACCTACGTTGCCAGCTACCAGGACTTCAAGGTCCTTTCTAATTCTGAAAAGCAGGAGGTAATCAAGAACGAAGTTGAAGAGAATGGTCTAGAAAGGCCAAAAGGCTGGAACGTTTCATTCCATTACAACCCGCATGTCGAGTATCACCATTTTGGGAGCTCACATCCCATGAAACCATGGCGGTTAACGCTCACGAAACAACTCGTTGTCGCATATGGTCTGGAGTATACTATGGACATCTATTCACCGAGACCTGCTTCCATGGATGAATTAGCACTATTCCACGAGCGTACATATCTCGATTATCTGAGCAGGATCACTCCCCAGAACGCGCAACCCGACGATCCTCTATACTCCGAATTCGGATTTGGCGGCGATTCCAACGATTGTCCAGTTTTTGACGGATTATGGAACTATGTATCGCTCTATACGGGCGCCACGATAAGCGCAGCGCAGACTCTGGTCAACAACACTTCTGACATTGCCATCAACTGGTCTGGAGGTTTGCATCACGCCAAGAAGAATCTTGCCTCTGGTTTTTGCTACGTGAATGACATTGTTATAGCTATACAGCATTTACTCCGCACACATTCACGTGTCCTGTATATCGACATTGATGTCCACCATGGCGATGGGGTCGAACAGGCATTTGACTCAACGGACAGGGTGTTTACTCTCTCCTATCACAAATACGGCATTGATAAGCACGGATGGCCCTTTTTCCCGGGCACTGGTAGCATCGAGGACACAGGCCCGAAAGACCCCACAAACCCAGGCAAGGCACACAGCCTGAACATCCCGATCGACGATGGCATCGACGACGAGCAGTATCAATGGCTGTTCAAGACTGTGACAGGCGCTGTCATCGAAAAGTACAACCCGACGGCCATTGTCTTGCAGTCAGGCGCCGACTCCCTTGGCGGCGATCGTCTCGGTCGCTTCAACCTAAACATCAAAGCGCATGGGTTCTGTGTACAGACTGTCAAAGACTACGGTCGGCCACTACTTCTTATTGGTGGAGGTGGCTATACACCACGCAACGTGGCACGAACATGGTGTCACGAGACAGCTGTATGTGTTGGCGCACAATTGCACAACGAGCTTCCCAGTCACGTCCCATATCTGCAAGCCTTCCAGGGCGCAGAGAATGGCGACGGTGTTCTGTATCCGGACCTTCACAACATCAAACGGCACGAGAATCTCAACTCGCAGGCGAAACTGCACAAATTAGTGGAGCAGGCGCTTGAAAACTTGAGGTACTTGGAGGGTGCGCCTAGTGTCAACGTCGACACCAGGGGCATTTCCTTGGAGCAGCTTATGAAGGTCAGGGAAGAGATTGACCGACAGCTTGAAGAAGAAAACGAGGAGAGGGAGCGGCAAAGTGCGGAGAATTCCAGACGCAAGAAGGAGCGGAATGTGGGCGGGCGAGGAGAGCGAAGGTAG
- a CDS encoding Fungal-trans multi-domain protein yields the protein MSVERRPSQQSSIGPGQTHGSSSNGPSSGSPTPNPRSCVTCRRRKVKCDKKNPCSNCVRAKIECVFPGPGRAPRKSRKPADAELLERLRRLEDVVTSLNAQVEGHEQEAADRERSRQNSTVDDPCPYAQSSNGGGESRAHAQVAVDNSVEGLENRFGRLVVEKGRSRYINNSFWASLNNEVEDLKAILIEHSDDEDDAHSPDTSNLSSQHHGFIFGYSSSSVDMQALHPGQQQARDFWEVYKENVESLVKVLHIPTHEPIILDAFTHLDKVDRGLEALLFAIYYGAATSSTPEDCLARWGEDRGVLLNRYRFGLEQALARANFLYCDEVIILQAFVVFMVLLRRNDDARKIWTLTGLVVRISQTLGIHRDGSHFGLPPFQVEMRRRLWWQVCILDARSSEDDGCDPNIVEAQFDTKMPLNVNDTDLYPDMTEFPEERQGFTDMTFCLLRFEIANIFRRIIYVPPGPNKCTEFFAGLTIEQKEKWITECHQAMEAKYLKNCDMNIPICWVTATISRLIMSKMWLIIYHPHQRKDGGITLPQETKDKLFITSLENVEYSLLLETEARTMKWGWLFRTYIQWHAIAFLLSELCVRTKGEAVERAWRALEATAGRWWFPLNDSLQMGKGQQGCLWKPLRKLLAKAKAAREREMALERASIAIRNAQFRNDQRSFEFPEAMAPKTLSSVTSQHLDAAALDSLLRPAASKLGEVPFTQHPSWPNSPTESRPGVALSSQNSNGMSKQRKLPDVAPNKFSNDNYILNNDPVRHFGDLLDFGLDNLLTEVMGSGATTGPDTELEYAAAKSSAENTNYHPISRAMPPQTIASGYPTFGDGMLPVTNMDFRMETNANNGLEQIDLNGNTNEAAMMDNGDMDWTLWDDMVNQYGTTGHKTNSASTSSAATLGLVHWF from the exons ATGTCCGTCGAGCGACGGCCGAGCCAGCAGTCGTCGATTGGCCCAGGACAGACGCacggcagcagcagcaacggCCCCTCATCCGGAAGCCCGACGCCAAACCCCCGGTCGTGCGTTACCTGTCGGAGGCGCAAAGTCAAGTGCGACAAGAAGAATCCGTGTTCCAACTGTGTGCGCGCCAAAATCGAATGCGTTTTTCCTGGACCTGGTCGCGCCCCGCGCAAGAGCCGCAAGCCTGCAGATGCTGAGCTACTCGAGCGACTGCGCCGCCTGGAGGATGTCGTGACGAGCCTGAACGCCCAAGTTGAGGGCCACGAGCAAGAGGCCGCTGACCGCGAGAGATCCCGCCAAAACAGCACCGTTGACGACCCGTGCCCGTACGCCCAAAGTAGTAATGGTGGCGGTGAATCAAGAGCACATGCACAAGTGGCCGTGGACAACAGTGTCGAGGGCCTGGAGAATCGGTTTGGACGACTGGTGGTTGAAAAGGGCCGTAGTCGTTACATAAACAACAGCTTCTGGGCAAGCTTAAACAACGAGGTCGAGGACCTCAAAGCTATCCTCATTGAGCATTCcgacgacgaagatgatgcGCATTCGCCCGACACGTCCAACTTGTCCTCGCAACATCATGGCTTCATCTTCGGCTACAGCTCGTCTAGCGTCGACATGCAGGCACTGCATCCTGGCCAGCAGCAGGCGCGCGACTTCTGGGAAGTCTACAAAGAAAACGTAGAATCTCTTGTCAAGGTTCTGCACATTCCAACGCACGAGCCCATCATCCTCGACGCCTTTACCCACCTGGACAAGGTCGATAGAGGGCTGGAGGCACTCCTGTTCGCCATCTACTATGGTGCAGCCACCAGCAGTACCCCCGAGGACTGCCTGGCGAGATGGGGAGAAGACAGGGGCGTCCTCCTCAATCGTTATCGCTTTGGTCTGGAGCAGGCGCTCGCTAGAGCAAACTTCCTGTACTGCGACGAGGTCATCATCCTTCAAGCCTTTGTTGTATTCATGGTCCTGCTGAGGCGGAATGACGACGCACGCAAGATCTGGACATTGACTGGCCTGGTCGTACGCATTTCGCAGACGCTCGGAATACATAGAGACGGCTCGCACTTTGGCTTGCCTCCGTTCCAAGTGGAGATGCGCAGACGGCTGTGGTGGCAGGTCTGCATTCTTGATGCGAGGTCATCAGAAGACGATGGTTGCGATCCGAACATTGTAGAAGCACAATTCGATACAAAAATG CCCCTCAACGTCAACGACACCGATTTGTACCCCGATATGACCGAATTTCCCGAAGAGCGCCAGGGCTTCACTGATATGACCTTCTGCTTGCTGCGCTTCGAGATTGCCAACATCTTTCGTCGCATCATCTACGTACCACCGGGCCCGAACAAATGCACAGAGTTCTTTGCAGGCCTCACCATTGAACAGAAAGAGAAGTGGATTACCGAATGCCATCAGGCCATGGAAGCTAAGTACTTGAAAAACTGTGACATGAACATTCCTATATGCTGGGTTACCGCGACGATATCAAGGCTCATCATGAGCAAGATGTGGTTGATTATCTATCATCCACATCAGCGAAAGGACGGAGGTATAACATTGCCCCAAGAGACCAAAGACAAGCTCTTCATCACCTCGCTCGAAAACGTCGAATACTCCTTGCTTCTCGAAACCGAAGCTCGCACCATGAAGTGGGGTTGGCTCTTCCGTACATATATCCAATGGCATGCCATCGCTTTCCTCTTGTCCGAACTCTGTGTTCGTACCAAAGGCGAGGCAGTGGAGCGTGCGTGGAGGGCTTTGGAAGCCACGGCCGGCCGTTGGTGGTTTCCGCTTAACGATTCTTTGCAGATGGGCAAAGGTCAACAAGGTTGCTTATGGAAACCCCTTCGAAAACTACTAGCGAAAGCGAAAGCAGCACGGGAGCGTGAAATGGCTCTCGAGCGAGCCAGCATAGCTATCCGCAACGCACAATTTCGTAATGATCAACGCTCCTTTGAGTTCCCAGAGGCCATGGCACCAAAGACACTTTCATCTGTAACATCACAGCACTTAGATGCAGCGGCTTTGGATAGCTTATTGCGACCAGCAGCGTCCAAGCTTGGTGAGGTGCCTTTCACTCAGCACCCGAGCTGGCCAAACAGCCCGACAGAATCTAGGCCAGGTGTTGCCTTATCTTCACAAAATAGCAACGGCATGAGTAAACAGCGAAAACTACCCGATGTAGCACCGAACAAGTTTTCAAACGATAATTACATCCTTAACAACGACCCTGTACGACACTTTGGAGACCTCCTTGACTTTGGTCTCGACAATCTACTTACTGAAGTTATGGGCAGCGGAGCCACAACGGGCCCCGACACCGAGCTGGAATACGCTGCAGCAAAATCCAGTGCGGAAAACACAAACTATCACCCTATTTCTAGGGCGATGCCTCCACAAACTATAGCAAGCGGCTACCCCACTTTTGGTGACGGCATGCTTCCGGTTACTAACATGGACTTTCGAATGGAAACCAATGCCAACAACGGATTGGAGCAGATAGACCTGAATGGGAACACAAATGAAGCCGCCATGATGGATAACGGCGACATGGACTGGACCCTTTGGGATGACATGGTGAACCAATATGGGACTACGGGACATAAGACCAATTCCGCAAGCACTTCTAGTGCGGCAACTCTGGGGCTTGTTCATTGGTTCTGA